The following are from one region of the Pseudodesulfovibrio piezophilus C1TLV30 genome:
- a CDS encoding ISL3 family transposase, translating into MTIQDVPDLLGIGWDTIKSIFKRYLVHRFSKPYPGELKYVAINEISVRKGQKSLTLVMDLENGAVVFGGEGRSRETLLPFWERLKKTRAKITAVAKNVNASFISAFMENLSNTAIVFDWFHVVKLMNEKITQIRHQLFRKLASPLERKEIKVARWIFLKKRKFWMKATMKRSAATEQTFGDSLLSKRGLAATLVLVGQGDGREGHQRLDRQGRNLRDTPFSGHDEDACRILFRHPYYDHPILSGPIEGTNNKIKTLKRQAYGYRDTEFFKLRIMRIPQAKYALAG; encoded by the coding sequence ATGACAATACAAGATGTGCCCGACCTGCTCGGCATTGGGTGGGATACCATCAAATCAATCTTCAAACGATATTTGGTTCACCGCTTTTCAAAGCCCTATCCGGGGGAGCTCAAGTATGTCGCCATCAACGAAATCAGTGTCCGCAAGGGGCAAAAGTCTTTGACATTAGTTATGGACCTTGAAAACGGCGCAGTCGTTTTTGGCGGCGAAGGTCGAAGCCGTGAAACACTCCTCCCGTTCTGGGAACGCCTCAAGAAGACGAGAGCCAAGATTACGGCTGTGGCGAAGAACGTGAACGCCAGTTTTATCAGCGCATTCATGGAGAACCTGTCGAATACGGCTATCGTGTTTGACTGGTTTCATGTGGTCAAGCTGATGAATGAAAAGATTACACAGATACGTCACCAGCTCTTCCGGAAACTCGCCTCGCCACTTGAAAGGAAGGAGATCAAAGTGGCTCGGTGGATTTTTCTGAAAAAACGAAAATTCTGGATGAAAGCTACGATGAAACGGAGCGCTGCGACTGAACAAACCTTCGGCGATAGCCTACTATCTAAAAGAGGACTTGCGGCAACTCTGGTCCTAGTCGGACAAGGAGATGGCAGAGAAGGTCATCAACGACTTGATCGTCAAGGCCGAAACCTCCGAGATACGCCCTTTTCGGGGCATGACGAGGACGCTTGCCGCATCTTATTTCGACATCCTTACTACGATCACCCCATCTTGTCAGGCCCAATCGAAGGGACGAACAACAAGATCAAGACGCTGAAACGACAAGCCTACGGCTATCGAGACACCGAGTTCTTCAAGCTCAGGATCATGAGAATTCCTCAAGCGAAGTATGCTTTAGCCGGATGA